From the Gramella sp. Hel_I_59 genome, one window contains:
- a CDS encoding cysteine desulfurase-like protein, which translates to MIDIKFVREQFPALERDFVFMDNAGGSQVLKQVTDKITDYLLHSNVQLGASYAVSQEAGDRLKASTKVVSELINASRPEEIVIGSSTTMLMRILSLSISKNWQKGDEVIVSNTDHEANVSPWTDLEKSGFKFKIWQVNPESLELDTKDLENLLTEKTRLVAVTHASNVLGTINPVKQYAEIVHKAGALICVDGVAYAPHRKVDVQELDADFYTFSWYKTYGPHLAMMYGKYDLLKELESINHYFIDKDAVPYKLQPGNFNFELTYAVSGITDYYAELHDHHFDGKDLQFKEKLNKTYELISAHEEKLATRLLDYLNSVSEIKIIGLPSAAAEKRVPTISFVHNNFRSNEIVEAVNPHNIGIRFGDFYAKKLIQDLQLEDKNGVVRVSLVHYNTLEEVDKLIEVFKTIFKS; encoded by the coding sequence ATGATAGATATTAAATTTGTAAGAGAACAATTTCCTGCTCTTGAACGGGATTTCGTTTTTATGGATAATGCTGGAGGATCACAGGTTTTAAAGCAGGTCACTGACAAGATCACAGATTACCTGCTTCACTCCAATGTACAACTTGGTGCTTCTTACGCTGTTTCCCAGGAAGCCGGAGACAGACTAAAAGCTTCTACGAAAGTTGTTTCAGAGCTTATCAATGCTTCCAGACCTGAGGAGATCGTGATTGGTTCCAGTACGACCATGCTAATGCGAATTCTCAGCCTGAGCATTAGTAAGAACTGGCAAAAGGGAGATGAGGTCATTGTGAGTAATACAGACCATGAGGCTAATGTTTCTCCATGGACAGATCTTGAAAAGTCTGGCTTCAAGTTTAAAATATGGCAGGTAAATCCAGAATCTCTGGAACTTGATACTAAAGATCTTGAAAATTTATTGACAGAAAAGACGAGACTCGTTGCGGTTACTCACGCCTCCAATGTGCTGGGAACGATCAATCCTGTTAAGCAATACGCTGAAATTGTCCACAAAGCCGGTGCTTTGATCTGTGTAGACGGTGTCGCCTATGCACCGCATAGAAAAGTTGACGTTCAGGAGCTGGATGCCGACTTCTATACGTTTAGCTGGTACAAGACTTACGGACCACACCTGGCCATGATGTATGGTAAATATGATCTACTGAAAGAGCTGGAAAGTATCAACCATTATTTTATAGATAAAGATGCTGTTCCATATAAACTGCAACCCGGAAATTTTAATTTCGAACTTACTTATGCGGTTTCCGGAATTACCGATTACTATGCTGAATTGCACGATCATCATTTCGACGGAAAAGATCTTCAGTTTAAGGAAAAATTGAATAAAACCTACGAGCTTATTTCTGCCCATGAAGAGAAGTTGGCCACAAGACTTCTGGATTATTTGAATTCAGTTTCAGAAATAAAGATCATTGGACTACCCAGTGCTGCTGCTGAAAAAAGAGTGCCTACTATTTCATTTGTGCACAACAACTTCCGAAGTAATGAAATTGTAGAGGCAGTAAATCCTCATAATATTGGGATCAGGTTTGGTGATTTCTATGCTAAAAAATTAATTCAGGACCTTCAGCTGGAAGATAAGAACGGCGTGGTAAGAGTGAGCCTGGTTCATTACAATACGCTGGAAGAAGTTGATAAACTAATAGAAGTTTTTAAGACGATCTTTAAGTCTTAA